A section of the Paenibacillus yonginensis genome encodes:
- a CDS encoding ABC transporter permease — protein MDLLELRRKRSGQFWGGIIPYLGYVLQSGVAVLFLFCLIAFAAWYTAFIRNLPEGLPIRWIALVLLAPFAIGGGFRTFLQPADTVFLLPQEARMSRYFAPAWRGAVIRKYMILAVLLLTFWPLYITAEDQGKPFGWTALLLAAWSVVMSIGSWRELTYVSRPTAGLYRLLRWVIGVLAVAAWLWHPAGKALLFIVVLGAAYLAALYLPSRLRVPWELLIGTEKNHAARAMMVLGWFVEVPGREQRVHTRRWLSKWGGRIPWDPGQAYRYLLTKSFVRSDMFMIVLRVAVVGALLAYLSGQNLLGGAVYLFFVFVIGVQLSELRRVHSESFWLQLYPVPAGSRKANVVRLIFQIQLVYALLMWLVFLPSFGEGKALQALYVLAGGLVITFLQRVYGSRSKKGEEEEE, from the coding sequence ATGGATCTTCTTGAGCTTCGGCGCAAACGGAGCGGCCAATTCTGGGGCGGGATCATTCCGTACCTGGGATATGTGCTGCAAAGTGGTGTGGCGGTGTTGTTCCTGTTCTGCTTGATTGCCTTCGCCGCCTGGTATACGGCCTTTATCCGGAATTTGCCGGAAGGGCTGCCGATCCGCTGGATCGCGCTGGTGCTGCTGGCTCCGTTCGCGATTGGCGGCGGCTTCCGCACATTCCTGCAGCCGGCCGATACCGTATTCCTGCTGCCGCAGGAAGCGCGGATGAGCCGTTATTTCGCTCCCGCCTGGCGTGGAGCCGTGATTCGCAAATATATGATATTGGCTGTGCTGCTTCTTACGTTTTGGCCTTTATACATAACAGCGGAGGACCAGGGCAAGCCGTTTGGCTGGACGGCGCTGCTGCTGGCGGCCTGGTCGGTGGTTATGAGCATCGGCAGCTGGCGCGAGCTGACCTATGTATCGCGGCCGACTGCGGGCCTGTACCGCCTGCTCCGCTGGGTGATCGGCGTGCTGGCGGTAGCGGCCTGGCTTTGGCATCCGGCCGGCAAAGCCTTGCTGTTTATCGTGGTGCTGGGTGCCGCTTATTTGGCCGCGCTTTATCTGCCTTCCAGACTTCGTGTACCGTGGGAACTGCTGATCGGAACAGAAAAAAATCATGCCGCCCGCGCCATGATGGTGCTAGGCTGGTTTGTAGAGGTACCGGGGCGCGAGCAGCGGGTGCATACGCGCCGCTGGTTGTCGAAATGGGGCGGACGGATTCCCTGGGATCCCGGTCAGGCCTATCGTTATCTGCTGACCAAAAGTTTTGTGCGCAGCGATATGTTTATGATTGTCCTTCGTGTGGCGGTTGTAGGCGCTTTGCTGGCTTATCTCAGCGGTCAGAACCTGTTGGGAGGCGCGGTATATCTCTTTTTTGTTTTTGTGATCGGCGTTCAGCTGTCCGAGCTTCGCCGGGTGCACAGCGAATCGTTTTGGCTGCAGCTTTACCCGGTTCCGGCGGGCAGCCGCAAGGCTAACGTAGTCCGGCTGATTTTTCAAATTCAGCTGGTCTATGCTCTGCTTATGTGGCTGGTATTCCTCCCTTCGTTTGGCGAAGGGAAAGCCCTGCAGGCTTTATATGTGCTGGCTGGCGGGCTGGTGATAACCTTCCTGCAGCGTGTTTATGGCAGCAGAAGCAAAAAAGGCGAAGAAGAAGAGGAATAA
- a CDS encoding YjcZ family sporulation protein: MNGVEEARGGYGGYGFGAFTSTGAILVLFILLVIISRAFIL; this comes from the coding sequence ATGAACGGAGTAGAAGAAGCAAGAGGCGGTTACGGCGGTTATGGTTTCGGAGCATTCACAAGCACAGGTGCAATCCTGGTATTATTCATCCTGCTTGTTATCATCAGCCGTGCATTCATCCTCTAA
- a CDS encoding YheC/YheD family protein: MLITCPGHKINQANDPNRVIPAGRGKGIVHPEYVGILLNAKMHRGIPAGRTGKEALALYEDGAAVYGLIPCYLRLEDIRTDRETSPVYMLRGEQYVRAVVPTPRVIHNRAIYSGKGAEQKIARLGQQGITVFNANTRFPKDQIHLLLAGHPSLAGCQPTTMPATLNSISFMMQQYDDLILKPVRGSVGQGIMRMRQVNGVWKLLYRSSSSSGSRRKRSGRWVETRLAPGPGSRIALPPPVARQLRRIPYLVQERLPLAEFDGRPFDLRITVQRGLDGSWGITGQFAKLAAPGGFLSNIAQGGSAYPAESILSAVMPPRMAVSALAGARSLALKVAEYLSARLPLLADLGLDIGITDTGRIYFIECNGRDQRYGFREAGMDTLWRASYRQPMAFARHLLMEQSERPLPALFVP; encoded by the coding sequence ATGCTTATCACCTGTCCCGGACATAAAATAAACCAAGCCAATGATCCCAACCGGGTGATCCCGGCAGGAAGGGGGAAGGGGATTGTGCATCCCGAATATGTCGGCATTTTGCTCAATGCCAAGATGCACCGGGGCATACCGGCCGGCCGTACCGGCAAAGAAGCTCTGGCGCTTTACGAAGACGGGGCGGCCGTATACGGTTTAATCCCTTGTTATTTGAGGCTGGAGGACATCCGAACCGACAGGGAAACGAGTCCTGTTTATATGCTGCGGGGAGAGCAATACGTCCGTGCCGTGGTGCCGACCCCGCGGGTGATTCATAACCGGGCCATCTACTCCGGGAAGGGAGCGGAACAAAAGATTGCCCGTCTCGGCCAGCAGGGCATCACGGTCTTTAACGCCAATACCCGCTTTCCCAAAGACCAGATCCATCTGCTGCTGGCGGGCCATCCCTCTTTAGCAGGCTGTCAGCCCACTACGATGCCCGCCACCCTTAACAGCATAAGTTTCATGATGCAGCAATATGACGACTTGATTTTAAAGCCTGTCAGAGGCTCCGTCGGACAGGGAATTATGAGAATGCGGCAGGTCAACGGCGTTTGGAAGCTGCTTTACCGCAGCAGCAGCAGCAGCGGCAGCCGAAGGAAACGTTCCGGACGGTGGGTAGAAACGCGGCTGGCACCTGGCCCTGGCAGCAGGATCGCTTTGCCTCCGCCGGTTGCCCGCCAGCTCCGCCGGATTCCATATCTGGTGCAGGAGCGGCTGCCGCTGGCCGAATTCGATGGCCGCCCCTTCGACCTCCGCATTACCGTTCAGCGCGGATTAGACGGAAGCTGGGGCATCACCGGCCAATTCGCCAAGCTGGCAGCTCCGGGCGGATTTCTTTCGAATATTGCTCAGGGAGGCAGCGCCTATCCGGCAGAATCGATATTATCCGCCGTGATGCCGCCCCGGATGGCCGTAAGCGCGCTTGCCGGCGCACGCTCACTCGCGCTCAAGGTGGCGGAATATCTCTCGGCCAGACTGCCCCTGCTCGCCGATCTGGGTCTTGATATCGGGATCACCGATACAGGCCGAATCTACTTTATAGAATGCAACGGCCGCGACCAGCGTTACGGATTTCGGGAAGCCGGCATGGATACCCTTTGGCGGGCCAGCTACCGCCAGCCGATGGCCTTCGCCCGCCACCTCCTAATGGAGCAAAGCGAACGGCCGCTGCCGGCTTTATTTGTTCCGTAG
- a CDS encoding ABC transporter ATP-binding protein, with product MQSQSPVLEIEALSGGYNLKRPVLHDIGMKVMPGEMVGLIGLNGAGKSTTMKHILGLMNPEKGEIRVDGTTRARNLEQYQGALAFVPESPLLYEEMTVREHLEFTARAYGVERSDYEARAAELSALFRMEDKLDSLSIHLSKGMKQKVMIMCAFVARPKLYIIDEPFLGLDPLGIRSLLDFMMKLRSEGASILLSSHILSTIEHYCDRFVILHHGRVITQGTLEEIALAAGMQGQPLEQIFYSLVQDGRS from the coding sequence ATGCAAAGTCAAAGTCCGGTTTTGGAAATTGAAGCTTTAAGCGGCGGATATAATTTGAAACGTCCGGTGCTGCATGACATTGGCATGAAGGTTATGCCCGGCGAGATGGTGGGGCTGATTGGCCTCAACGGAGCGGGAAAAAGCACCACCATGAAACATATCCTCGGTCTGATGAATCCGGAAAAAGGCGAGATTCGGGTGGACGGAACGACCCGTGCCCGGAATTTGGAGCAATATCAGGGGGCGCTTGCTTTTGTCCCCGAATCGCCGCTGCTCTATGAGGAAATGACCGTGCGGGAGCATCTGGAATTTACGGCCCGGGCTTACGGGGTGGAGCGCAGCGATTATGAGGCGCGGGCGGCGGAGTTGTCCGCGCTGTTCCGGATGGAGGACAAACTGGACAGTCTCTCCATCCATTTGTCCAAAGGGATGAAGCAGAAGGTGATGATCATGTGTGCTTTCGTAGCCCGACCGAAGCTGTACATTATTGATGAACCTTTCCTTGGCCTTGATCCGCTTGGCATCCGCTCACTGCTGGACTTTATGATGAAGCTGCGGAGCGAAGGGGCTTCGATTCTTCTGAGCTCTCATATTTTATCGACTATCGAGCATTATTGCGACCGCTTTGTTATTCTTCACCATGGGCGCGTGATTACGCAGGGAACGCTGGAAGAAATTGCTTTGGCGGCAGGCATGCAGGGACAGCCGCTGGAGCAGATTTTTTATTCGCTGGTGCAGGACGGGCGTTCTTGA
- a CDS encoding helix-turn-helix domain-containing protein, with protein MLNTSPSSFVLKRAFAKIVCEPGWKWQKREKPLENFDLFYVWSGEGTLILNGQPTEIGKGSCFLFRPGDYTSATHNPQKPLVLTYIHFDVQGAPEEIPARYRRLEEPLDFEFMLSRYVRLFLNQDTYGAEEEARLLLKQMMIYLLREEHHVPAPQAVSHHLDESIQEIANYVLQHPGLPHRTKDLAARAGLSPRYFSIKFKEITGTPVQSYIIKCRIDRARHLLLHAGMNVTEVAEALGYRDIFFFSRQFKQYTGKSPSEIR; from the coding sequence ATGCTGAATACTTCTCCTTCCTCTTTTGTATTAAAGCGGGCATTCGCCAAAATCGTCTGCGAACCCGGATGGAAATGGCAGAAGCGGGAGAAGCCGCTGGAGAATTTCGATCTGTTCTACGTCTGGAGCGGGGAAGGCACGCTGATCCTGAACGGGCAGCCGACTGAAATCGGCAAGGGCAGCTGCTTCCTGTTCCGGCCGGGCGATTATACCAGCGCTACCCATAACCCTCAGAAGCCGCTTGTGCTGACTTATATTCATTTTGATGTCCAGGGCGCACCTGAGGAAATTCCGGCTCGGTACCGCAGGCTTGAAGAGCCGCTGGATTTTGAATTCATGTTGTCCAGGTATGTCCGGCTGTTTCTGAACCAGGATACTTATGGAGCTGAAGAGGAAGCCCGCTTGCTGCTCAAACAGATGATGATTTACCTGCTGCGGGAGGAACATCATGTGCCAGCGCCCCAGGCGGTCAGCCATCATCTGGATGAATCGATCCAGGAGATCGCCAATTATGTGCTGCAGCATCCCGGTTTGCCTCATCGCACAAAAGATTTGGCAGCAAGAGCGGGGCTTTCGCCGCGTTATTTCTCGATCAAATTCAAAGAAATTACGGGTACACCTGTTCAATCCTATATCATCAAATGCCGCATCGACCGTGCGCGCCATCTGCTGCTCCATGCGGGGATGAATGTGACCGAAGTGGCCGAGGCGCTCGGCTACCGGGATATCTTTTTCTTCAGCCGCCAATTCAAGCAGTATACGGGCAAAAGCCCCTCTGAAATCCGCTGA
- a CDS encoding aminotransferase class I/II-fold pyridoxal phosphate-dependent enzyme gives MNPLASQLNDRLKADSPYVYEMLSGLGREIYFPKEGILSQSAEASSQAKKYNATIGIATENGGPMHLNVIQDTLSAYSPKDLYPYAPPAGKPELRSVWRDKMLKENPSLAGKSFGQPIVTNALTHGLSIVADLFVDEGDAVIYPDKNWENYELTFGIRRHANIVNYELFTEEMRFNSQGLQEALLSVPAGGKAVVLLNFPNNPTGYTPGEQEGKEIVAAVQAAAEAGIHVVVVTDDAYFGLFFEDSLQESLFGKLAGLHPRVLAVKVDGATKEEYVWGFRVGFITYAGTPEAVSVLEQKTLGIIRATISSGAHPSQTFVLQALKSDEFLPQKEEKFAVMKGRANKVKALLDSGKYGDVWEYYPFNSGYFMCLKLKTVGAEPLRQHLLRQYGVGTIALGEQDLRIAFSCIAEENLEDLFDLVYQGVLDLQQQ, from the coding sequence ATGAACCCTCTAGCGTCACAGCTAAACGACCGCCTGAAAGCAGATAGTCCTTATGTATATGAGATGTTGTCCGGACTCGGTCGTGAAATTTATTTCCCTAAGGAAGGGATCTTAAGTCAATCGGCCGAGGCCTCCAGCCAAGCCAAGAAATATAACGCCACAATCGGAATCGCCACGGAAAACGGGGGCCCCATGCACCTGAACGTGATCCAGGATACCCTTTCGGCCTACAGCCCCAAGGACTTGTATCCTTATGCCCCGCCTGCTGGCAAACCCGAGCTGCGCTCGGTATGGCGGGATAAAATGCTGAAGGAGAATCCGTCCCTCGCCGGCAAATCCTTTGGCCAGCCTATTGTAACCAACGCCCTGACCCACGGGCTAAGCATTGTAGCGGACCTGTTCGTCGACGAAGGCGATGCGGTCATTTACCCGGATAAAAATTGGGAAAATTACGAGCTTACCTTCGGCATCCGCCGTCACGCAAACATCGTTAATTACGAGCTGTTTACGGAAGAAATGAGGTTCAACAGCCAGGGACTGCAGGAAGCGCTCCTGTCCGTGCCGGCCGGCGGCAAAGCCGTAGTCCTTCTGAACTTCCCGAATAATCCAACCGGCTATACGCCTGGGGAGCAGGAGGGAAAGGAAATCGTAGCCGCTGTCCAGGCTGCCGCCGAAGCAGGCATTCATGTCGTCGTAGTTACGGACGATGCTTATTTTGGACTCTTTTTCGAGGATTCCCTGCAGGAGTCTCTGTTTGGCAAGCTGGCCGGCCTGCATCCGCGTGTTCTGGCGGTTAAGGTTGACGGAGCCACCAAAGAAGAATACGTTTGGGGTTTCCGCGTCGGCTTTATTACTTATGCCGGAACGCCTGAAGCGGTGTCGGTGCTGGAACAGAAGACGCTGGGCATCATCCGCGCCACGATTTCAAGCGGGGCCCATCCTTCCCAAACCTTTGTGCTGCAGGCGCTGAAGTCGGATGAGTTTCTTCCACAGAAAGAGGAGAAATTTGCGGTCATGAAAGGCCGGGCCAACAAGGTTAAAGCCTTGCTGGACAGCGGCAAATACGGAGACGTATGGGAATATTACCCTTTCAACTCCGGATATTTTATGTGTCTTAAGCTGAAGACGGTGGGTGCGGAGCCGCTGCGTCAGCATTTGCTGCGTCAATACGGGGTAGGTACAATCGCTCTGGGCGAACAGGATTTGCGGATCGCTTTCAGTTGTATCGCCGAAGAGAATCTGGAAGATCTGTTCGATCTGGTGTACCAGGGAGTTCTGGATCTGCAGCAGCAATAA
- a CDS encoding DEAD/DEAH box helicase produces MTTQTFTNIGVEERLTERLAEFGILTPSPVQESAIPAVLEGRDVLAQSQTGTGKTLAYLLPVLQRIDPERKVMQSLILAPTQELAMQILRESQRYAEGTGIEVQALIGGAAIGRQVERLKKHPQLVIGTPGRVRELLSIRKLKLHETRMLVIDEVDQLFQLGGAGDVDQILKASLRDRQLLFLSATVTDEIRSLAAREMKDPVEIGIKPEQRTSATLEHLYFVCEQRDKIDLVRRIVRTYDEPKVLVFVNQIDSIGEVEAKLNYVGLNAGALYGDADKTARSLTLRRFREGEYRVLVASDVAARGLDIEQLGMVIHLDPATDSENYVHRAGRTGRMGRKGLSISVVSPQETFIIRKFARELGISFGLRGLTGGRITAPKEESRPYRREVKPLRDSEPENRGSRGEGGRRGLAGGGGETENHRRAEAGRGTPKSRPSTARKAGAKAAAAKPAGERKLDRHRERKNKGAPKWLKNKPPRD; encoded by the coding sequence ATGACAACTCAAACATTTACGAATATCGGGGTCGAGGAGAGGCTGACAGAACGATTGGCCGAATTTGGCATCCTTACGCCGTCTCCGGTCCAGGAAAGCGCCATTCCGGCTGTACTCGAAGGCCGCGACGTGCTCGCCCAGTCGCAGACGGGAACGGGCAAGACGCTTGCGTACCTCCTGCCCGTGCTTCAGCGGATTGATCCGGAGCGCAAAGTGATGCAGTCGCTTATTCTGGCGCCGACACAGGAGTTGGCGATGCAAATTCTACGTGAAAGCCAGCGGTATGCGGAAGGAACCGGCATTGAAGTGCAGGCGCTGATCGGCGGAGCGGCCATCGGCCGTCAGGTGGAGCGTTTGAAGAAACATCCCCAGCTCGTTATCGGAACACCGGGGCGGGTACGCGAGCTGCTTTCGATCCGCAAGCTTAAGCTGCATGAGACGCGCATGCTCGTCATCGACGAGGTGGATCAGCTGTTCCAGCTGGGCGGAGCAGGAGATGTGGATCAAATTCTGAAGGCATCGCTGCGCGACCGCCAGCTGTTGTTCCTGTCAGCGACGGTAACGGACGAAATCCGTTCCCTGGCGGCTCGTGAAATGAAGGATCCGGTGGAAATCGGCATTAAACCGGAGCAGCGGACCTCGGCTACGCTGGAGCATTTGTATTTTGTCTGCGAGCAAAGAGACAAAATTGATCTGGTACGGAGGATTGTCCGTACTTATGATGAACCCAAGGTTCTGGTGTTCGTGAATCAAATCGACTCGATCGGCGAAGTGGAGGCCAAACTGAATTATGTGGGATTAAACGCCGGAGCGCTGTATGGGGATGCGGATAAGACGGCACGCAGCCTGACGCTCCGCAGATTTCGGGAAGGCGAATACCGCGTGCTGGTCGCGAGCGACGTGGCTGCGCGCGGTCTGGATATTGAGCAATTGGGGATGGTCATTCACCTTGATCCGGCGACCGACTCCGAAAATTACGTGCACCGGGCCGGCCGGACAGGCCGTATGGGTCGCAAAGGGCTGTCCATCTCGGTTGTTTCTCCGCAAGAGACCTTTATCATTCGCAAGTTCGCAAGAGAGCTGGGAATTTCGTTTGGTCTGCGCGGATTGACGGGTGGACGCATTACGGCGCCTAAAGAGGAGTCGCGGCCGTACCGGCGTGAAGTGAAGCCGCTGCGCGACTCGGAGCCGGAGAACAGAGGGAGCCGGGGTGAGGGCGGAAGACGCGGATTGGCCGGCGGAGGCGGGGAAACTGAGAATCACAGGAGGGCAGAAGCCGGCCGGGGGACGCCAAAGTCCAGACCTTCGACTGCCCGCAAAGCAGGCGCCAAAGCGGCAGCCGCTAAGCCGGCCGGGGAACGGAAGCTGGACCGGCATCGGGAACGCAAAAATAAAGGGGCTCCGAAGTGGCTTAAGAACAAACCGCCTCGGGACTGA
- a CDS encoding PLP-dependent aminotransferase family protein yields the protein MADFTLPWEQALTTYRFKYLALYHAIRSMIRDGSLPEGTRLPASRELAELYGLSRGSVAQAYDMLLAEGYVVARVGRGTFVAAGFAEARNKQKPAERGVAADEARRDIRDGAGHVSAGLTCPEADGGEEADGSKGGMKLNLSPWAARLLELHKQAEAEAGEEAAQAGRKGSSASSRVSFAGGGAKPPAEFPHAAWRSALAWASSAAYDGAADVFGDAGLRAAIAAHLRSSRGIAADPASICCFSGSMQAIALLSQLLLGEGARAVAEDPGYPGIRLAAAAAGAAVIPAEVDGRGIVPRDWDARVLFVTPGRQFPTGAVLAPERRRELLAWAVRRNAVIVEDDFDSEFRWAGQPMEPLMAQDRGERVVFVGTFTKTLFPALRIGYAVLPPPLVEPVRRAKALFEPASPALLEQRTLARFMARGDYDKHLRRMRRIYGARYEVFRREMQTRLGSLFAPLPLNSGLHVYARWRRSQEDYRLFSDACRREGILFRDVEVYWTGPHPPGACFFFAHLHPEEIAWGIGQMEEIGRKIWGDGISIV from the coding sequence ATGGCCGATTTCACTTTGCCTTGGGAACAAGCGCTTACGACGTACCGTTTTAAATATTTGGCTTTGTACCATGCGATTCGCAGCATGATCCGGGATGGATCGCTGCCGGAGGGAACCCGGCTTCCCGCATCTCGGGAACTGGCCGAGCTGTACGGGTTGTCGCGGGGCAGTGTAGCTCAGGCCTACGATATGCTGCTTGCGGAAGGGTATGTCGTGGCCAGGGTGGGCCGGGGAACGTTTGTGGCAGCCGGATTCGCGGAGGCAAGGAATAAACAAAAACCAGCGGAAAGGGGCGTGGCGGCAGACGAGGCGAGAAGGGATATAAGAGACGGAGCGGGTCACGTTTCTGCAGGGCTAACCTGCCCGGAAGCTGATGGCGGAGAAGAGGCGGACGGCTCCAAAGGCGGGATGAAGCTGAACCTTTCCCCGTGGGCGGCAAGGCTGCTAGAACTACACAAGCAGGCAGAAGCAGAAGCGGGGGAAGAAGCTGCGCAAGCCGGGCGGAAGGGCAGCTCCGCTTCCTCCCGCGTTTCTTTCGCTGGCGGCGGGGCGAAGCCGCCGGCGGAATTCCCGCACGCAGCCTGGCGCAGCGCGCTGGCGTGGGCGTCCTCCGCCGCTTACGACGGCGCGGCGGACGTGTTTGGCGATGCGGGGCTCCGGGCCGCCATTGCGGCCCATCTCCGCTCCAGCCGCGGCATCGCCGCAGACCCGGCATCGATCTGCTGCTTCAGCGGATCGATGCAGGCCATCGCGCTCCTGAGCCAGCTGCTGCTGGGCGAAGGAGCGCGGGCCGTGGCCGAGGATCCCGGGTATCCCGGGATCCGGCTGGCCGCCGCCGCTGCCGGGGCGGCGGTGATCCCGGCCGAAGTGGACGGCCGGGGCATTGTCCCGCGCGACTGGGATGCGCGCGTGCTGTTTGTGACGCCGGGCCGGCAGTTCCCGACCGGCGCCGTGCTGGCGCCCGAGCGGCGGCGCGAGCTGCTGGCCTGGGCCGTGCGGCGGAACGCGGTCATCGTCGAAGACGACTTTGACAGCGAGTTCCGCTGGGCCGGCCAGCCGATGGAGCCGCTCATGGCGCAGGACCGGGGTGAACGGGTCGTCTTCGTCGGCACGTTCACCAAAACTCTGTTCCCCGCGCTGCGCATCGGCTACGCGGTGCTCCCGCCGCCGCTGGTGGAACCTGTGCGGCGCGCCAAAGCGCTGTTCGAGCCCGCCTCGCCGGCTCTGCTGGAGCAGCGAACGCTGGCTAGGTTTATGGCCCGCGGCGACTATGACAAACATCTGCGCCGGATGCGCCGGATTTACGGCGCGCGTTATGAGGTATTCCGCCGGGAGATGCAGACCCGCCTTGGCAGTTTGTTTGCTCCGCTCCCGCTGAACAGCGGCCTGCATGTCTATGCCCGGTGGCGCCGGAGCCAGGAGGATTACCGCTTGTTCTCGGACGCCTGCAGGCGGGAAGGAATCCTCTTCCGCGACGTGGAAGTGTACTGGACAGGGCCGCACCCGCCGGGGGCCTGCTTCTTTTTCGCGCATCTACATCCCGAAGAGATTGCTTGGGGGATAGGCCAAATGGAGGAGATTGGACGCAAAATTTGGGGGGACGGCATTTCCATAGTATAA
- a CDS encoding SDR family NAD(P)-dependent oxidoreductase → MLKDQRVVITGASSGIGAEMARQLSMRGAFVVLAARNEDKLKQVGAGLSGPYGLVRMDVASAESVAEAFQTIQETYGPVDCLINNAGFGRFKPFVETSLDEFEAMMDVNYMGAVRCTKAVLPGMLAAGKGHIVNIASIAGKLGTAKSSAYAASKHAVLGFTNALRQELRGTGVMLSAVNPGPIDTPFFEGADPDGSYVKNVGWFMLKPEKVAKAVVQVIERKKTEVDLPWAAGVGTKLYQLFPRLADKVAGGVINKK, encoded by the coding sequence ATGCTTAAAGATCAGCGTGTTGTCATTACCGGCGCTTCCAGCGGGATCGGGGCTGAAATGGCCCGTCAGCTGTCCATGCGCGGAGCATTTGTAGTGCTTGCAGCCCGGAACGAGGACAAGCTCAAACAGGTAGGCGCCGGGTTATCCGGGCCTTACGGACTTGTCAGAATGGATGTTGCTTCAGCAGAGTCGGTAGCCGAAGCCTTCCAGACCATTCAAGAAACCTATGGTCCTGTGGATTGCCTGATTAACAATGCAGGCTTCGGAAGATTTAAGCCATTTGTCGAAACCTCGCTGGACGAGTTCGAAGCGATGATGGATGTGAATTATATGGGTGCGGTCCGCTGCACGAAGGCTGTTCTGCCCGGGATGCTGGCAGCCGGCAAGGGTCACATCGTTAATATCGCTTCTATCGCTGGCAAGCTTGGCACGGCGAAGTCATCCGCCTATGCAGCCAGCAAACATGCTGTCCTTGGCTTTACGAACGCCTTGAGGCAGGAGCTGAGGGGAACCGGCGTTATGCTGTCCGCTGTCAATCCCGGACCGATTGATACTCCTTTCTTTGAAGGGGCGGATCCGGACGGGAGTTATGTCAAGAATGTCGGCTGGTTTATGCTGAAGCCGGAGAAAGTGGCCAAGGCCGTCGTGCAAGTGATCGAGAGAAAAAAAACCGAAGTGGACCTGCCTTGGGCGGCGGGTGTCGGGACCAAGCTTTACCAGCTGTTTCCGCGGCTTGCGGATAAAGTAGCTGGCGGTGTAATCAACAAGAAATAA
- a CDS encoding chemotaxis protein CheX translates to MKAEVINPFLESARLVLEQVIQVSPSTGSLGVKEIAPIQNHIWIQVGMTGQFSGNVVFGLQEQVALRIVSVMMGGFVLTEMDEMGQSAISELGNMISGNASTILSNQGYVVDITPPKVMKSEENAHEPRKALCIPLHMDGIGELDIQVMIS, encoded by the coding sequence GTGAAAGCAGAAGTGATTAATCCTTTTTTGGAATCTGCACGGCTTGTACTTGAACAGGTCATTCAGGTTTCGCCTTCCACCGGAAGTCTTGGCGTAAAAGAGATCGCTCCCATCCAAAATCATATCTGGATCCAAGTTGGAATGACAGGCCAGTTCAGCGGCAATGTTGTGTTCGGCCTGCAGGAGCAGGTGGCTCTCCGGATTGTGTCGGTCATGATGGGTGGATTTGTCCTTACGGAAATGGACGAAATGGGGCAAAGCGCCATTTCGGAGCTTGGCAATATGATCAGCGGAAATGCCAGCACCATATTGTCGAATCAAGGTTATGTCGTGGATATTACTCCACCTAAAGTCATGAAGTCGGAGGAGAATGCGCATGAACCGCGCAAGGCGCTCTGCATTCCTCTACATATGGATGGTATTGGCGAATTGGATATTCAAGTCATGATCTCGTAA
- a CDS encoding LysR family transcriptional regulator, producing MNISQLETLITISKTKSFRKAGELLNLTQPAVSAQIKSLEDEFKTVLVDRNQPVTLTDRGQVFLERAERILDIVEELKQKLSDMEQTPQGHIVLGTTTSIAIQILPRILSYFQDQFPLIKTTIQSMASSQIYQHVEQGLVDIGIGYLIEHNPQIHASVLYYDTFEVVVSPLHPLAKEEQPELEMLRDLPLILLSPDTVGRRFVEQVFRDHNMEPNVVMELSSSEEVKRMVEINLAAAIISKQTISRELRLGTLQIVPIPELEVTHPVGVIYKSSRYINSAMQQFLGDLKGMPETKFTGSD from the coding sequence ATGAACATCAGCCAGTTGGAAACTTTAATCACGATTTCAAAGACAAAAAGCTTTCGCAAAGCCGGTGAACTGCTTAATCTGACGCAGCCCGCGGTATCCGCCCAGATCAAAAGCCTTGAAGATGAATTCAAAACCGTGCTTGTTGACCGCAACCAGCCGGTAACACTCACCGACAGGGGCCAAGTCTTCCTGGAGAGAGCAGAACGCATCCTGGACATTGTCGAAGAATTGAAGCAAAAGCTGTCGGATATGGAGCAGACGCCCCAAGGGCATATTGTCCTGGGTACAACGACCTCCATCGCCATTCAGATTTTGCCGCGCATCCTTTCCTATTTCCAGGATCAATTCCCGCTGATCAAAACGACTATCCAGTCGATGGCTTCATCGCAAATTTATCAGCATGTCGAGCAAGGGCTTGTCGATATCGGAATCGGGTATCTGATCGAGCACAACCCTCAGATCCATGCTTCCGTCCTTTACTACGATACCTTTGAGGTCGTCGTGTCTCCTCTTCATCCGCTTGCCAAGGAAGAACAACCCGAGCTTGAAATGCTGCGGGACCTCCCGTTAATTCTGCTTTCCCCGGATACAGTCGGGCGGCGGTTCGTCGAGCAGGTATTCAGGGATCATAATATGGAGCCTAACGTAGTCATGGAGCTGTCCAGCAGCGAGGAAGTCAAACGGATGGTCGAGATCAACCTGGCCGCCGCAATCATCTCCAAGCAGACCATCTCCAGAGAGCTCAGGCTCGGCACTTTGCAAATTGTTCCTATCCCAGAGCTGGAGGTAACTCATCCGGTAGGCGTAATCTACAAATCGAGCCGTTACATCAACTCGGCCATGCAGCAATTCCTCGGCGATTTGAAGGGCATGCCGGAAACCAAATTTACCGGATCTGATTGA